CCTTGGGGTAAGGAGTACTTAACCTGAAAAACACTTTCACATAGTCAATTTCATTCATTCTCAGGGTTCGGGTTTCTCCTGCTATAATTCTTTCACCATTGATGTCGCTCCATTCGGCATAATCGAGATAGCTCCTGTCTTCATCAGTCAGCAGGTAGTACCTGAAAAAGGAATCGAGAACAATTTTATGAACACCCTGACCTGGAAATTTCTGCGGGCGTAAATCAATGAAACGCCATTCACTCAATCCGTCAAACAGATTTTCCTCATCATAATCATAAATCAGAACATTGTTTCTGACAAACATGGGTTGCAAATGTGTAATGACATTGTCCTGCCTTTTGTTTTGCGTGATGCTAACTTTGAAATCCAGTAAGGGGTTAGCCACATCAAGCCCCTGATAATCAACTTCAAAATCAATTTCCTGTTTGCCGGCTTTAAACCTTGCCTGAGAAGCTCTCAATACTTCGGCAGTCACTTTGGCTGACGAGCTGACCACATAAAATCTGCGGATAATAACCGGCTGATCTTTTTTCCCTGCCGGATAAACCATCAAGGCATAATTCCCCGTTAGTTTGAACCATGTTCCCCGAGAGGGAAAACTGACATAATAGTTGGTATATCTGATATAAGTGTTGATGGAAAAATTGTAGTTTTCAATGTATCCATAATCAGGGCCTGTCAGGTATTGATCAGGGAAAAGTTCGCTGACCGTCCAGTCAAAATTGCAATAAACTATCTGATATTCAAATGATTTATAACCACCGCTCATGTCGTCAAAAGCAAGGGTAAGCGACATATCAGGTTTATTGATGTCGATAAAAGGATAGGAATTAATCTTCCCCGACTGATAAAACAAAATGGTCTGGAGCTGGTTGTCCAGAATAGTATCGGAAATGACATCAGGAAAAGAATATCCGGTACGATGGCACAGCATTAACAGCAGAAAGAATAAAAAAGTACTGGTTTTTTTCAAGAAAATATTCATTTATTGTGTTTTAGAGCCAGTGCAAAAATGACAAATATCATTATTCGGTTGAATTCAGTAAGATAATTTTGCAATTCGTACAACTTTAAAGCCACAACCAAAGACAAGTATAAAAAGTTTCGCATAGATTAGAAATAATGAATTTAATAATTCAATACTTTTGCAGAAGAAATTTTTATTCAATTTTTAATTGGAAAGCAAATGTCATCAGACATCATCAAAATTAAAAGAGGATTAGACATCAAGCTGGCAGGACAGGCTGAAAAAAAAATACATGAGGCATTAAGCATCGAAGAATATGCCCTGAAACCTACAGATTTCAGAGGAGTCAGGCCAAGGTTGCTGGTAAAGGAAGGGGATAGCGTTAAAGCCGGAACTCCTTTATTTTACAGCAAAGACAACGAGCAAATCATGTTTTCATCTCCCGTTTCAGGTACTGTCATTGAGGTGTTGAGAGGTGAAAAGAGGGTTTTGCTTGAAATCAAAATCAAAAAAGATGAAACACAGGAGTACATTGATTTTGGCTCAGCTGATCCGAAAAATCTTAGCAGAGAAGAAGTTCTTGAAAAGATGCTGAAAAGTGGTGTATGGCCACTGATACGTCAGCGTCCCTATGCCATAATGGCTAACCCCATCGATCAGCCAAAAGCCATTTTCATTTCTGCATTTGATTCTGCTCCGCTTGCACCCGACAAAAACTTTATTGTTCAAGGATATAAAGAAGATTTTCAGGCGGGTATTCATGCGCTTTCCAAACTGACAAACGGCAAAATTCATTTGAATATCAGGGAAGGGGAAGCTGTTTCTGACGTATTTACAGGAGCAACCGGAGTTCAGATAAACCGTTTTAAAGGCCCTCATCCGGCAGGAAATGTTGGTGTTCAGATTCATCATATCGACCCGATCAATAAAGGGGAAAAGGTCTGGTATTGTTATCCTGAAGATGTCATCATCATAGGACGCCTGTTTTTAAAAGGTATTTATCAGCCTGAAAAAATCATTGCCCTGACAGGCTCCGAAATTAAAGAACCTGCTTATTACCGTATCATATCGGGAGCAAAAGTAGAAAGCCTGCTGAAAAACAATCTTTTATCAGATCAGGTTCGTGTGATTAGCGGTAATATACTGACCGGAACAAAAATTTATCCAAAAGGATTCATTGGTTTTTACGATAGTCAGATAACCGTTATCCCCGAAGGGAATTATTATGAAATGTTCGGATGGCTGAGCCCCGGATTCAAAAAATTCAGCTTTTCCAGGACATTTCTCAATTTTTTCAACAGGAAAAATCTGAAACTGGATACCAACCTGCATGGAGGCGAACGTCCCTTCATTGTTACAGGACAGTACGAGAAGGTATTTCCTTTCGACATTTATCCGGTCTATCTGTTAAAGGCCTGCCTGACGGAAAACATTGATAAAATGGAGCAACTGGGCATTTATGAAGTAGCTCCTGAAGATTTTGCCCTTTGCGAAGTCGTTTGCACTTCCAAAATCAATTCCCAGGACATCATTCAAAAAGGAATTGATTTAATGATTAAAGAAATGAGCTGAAAATTTTTATAAAATTTTAAAACGAGAAAAATTGAAAGCGCTTAGAAATCAAATAGATAAAATCAAACCTCACTTTGAAAAGGGAGGAAAGTTTTATTTCCTTCACTCGACATTCGATGCGTTCGAGACATTTCTGTTTGTCCCCAACCATACAACCAAAAGCGGAGCACATATCAGAGATGCCATCGATTCGAAAAGGACAATGATTATAGTGGTTCTGGCTCTTCTTCCGGCCATGTTTTTCGGATGCTGGAATGTTGGCTATCAGCATGACCTGGCTCTTGGCCTGGATGGCTCTGTTTTCAGCAGGTTCTGGCTGGGATTTGGTAAATTCTTCCCGATATTGGTGGTATCTTATGTGGTTGCACTGGGAATTGAATTTGCCTTTGCTCAGATTAAAGGCCACGAAGTTAATGAAGGGGTTTTGGTAACCGGATTTCTTATTCCACTGATCATGCCCCCTACTATTCCGCTGTGGATGGTGGCTGTTTCCACTGCTTTTGCCATTATTTTCGGTAAGGAAGTTTTTGGTGGTACCGGAATGAATGTGTTTAACCCTGCATTGGTTGCCAGAGCCTTCCTTTTCTTTTCCTATCCATCCAAAATTTCTGGTGTTGAGCCATGGGTTTATACAGGTGGTCAGCCGGTGGTAGATGGATTCAGTGCGGCAACACCGCTTGGAAATGCCGGAACGGGTGAATTCGATAAACTTGCCTCAACATGGGATGCATTTGTGGGAACCATTCCCGGTTCCATTGGTGAAACCTCTTTCATCGCCATCATGATTGGTGCTTTAATTCTTTTACTGACCGGAATAGGCAGCTGGCGTATTATGCTTTCTGTTTTTGCCGGAGGTGCCCTGATGGCATGGATATTCAACCTGATTGGTGCTAATGAATATATGCAAACCGTTGACCCTGTCATGCACCTTGTTTATGGCGGTTTTGCCTTCGGGGCCGTATTTATGGCAACCGATCCCGTTTCTGCTGCTCAGACCAATACCGGTAAATACATCTATGGTTTCCTGATTGGTATTTTCACCATTTTAATCAGGGTAATTAACCCGGCTTATCCGGAGGGAATGATGCTTTCCATTCTCCTCATGAATACTTTCGCTCCCCTGATTGATTATTATGTGGTGGAAGCCAACATCAGGAAAAGGACAAAAAGAGTTAAATTAGTCAATAAATAAAATCACTTTTATGTTTTCAAATCGGTATATTTTTATTTATTCATCAATATTGACGATTTTGGTGGCGACAGTTCTGGCTGCTGCGGCAAATCTGTTAAAGCCCCGTCAACAACAAAATATTGAAATTGAGAAAATTCAGAACATTTTGTCACCGGCAGGCATTGAAAGCACCTATTCGACTGCAAAAGAGCTTTTTGCCAAATATGTTACCAAACAAATTGTGGTCAATAGTAATGGCGAAGAAATTCAGGGTGTCAGGGCTTTTGATGTTGACCTGTATATTGAAAACAAAAAGCCACTGGAAAAAAGGAACCTTTCCATTTTCGTCATCACCCACGATGACGGAGAAATCAATTATGTAGTTCCTGTCAGAGGAAAAGGTCTGTGGGGACCAATCTGGGGATACATTGCTTTCAAGGATGATTTAAATACCATCAAAGGTGTCCGCTTCGACCACAAAGGTGAAACACCCGGACTTGGCGCTGAAATCAATACGGAACACTTTCAAAGCCAATTTCCCGGTGAACAGATACTGGATGCCACAGGAAAGTTTATTTCCATAACTGTTTACAAGGGAAAAACGCAGCCTGAAGACAAGCATGCCGTGGATGGCATATCAGGGGGGACTATTACCAGCAAAGGGCTTGAAGCCATGTTGCGTGATGGTCTGTCCGGTTACGAAAATTATTTTAAAAAATTACGAAACTCACAGAATCAGTAAGATACTATGACACAGAAACAATCATTATTTTCAGCAAAAGAAAAAAAGCTGCTGTTAAATCCGCTGAATAAAGAAAATCCGATTACCGTTCAGGTACTTGGGATTTGTTCAGCACTTGCGGTTACAGTTCAGATGAAGCCTGCTATCGTCATGGCATTGTCAGTAACCATCGTTACTGCATTTTCCAACCTGATTATTTCTCTGCTCAGAAACACTATCCCGCCCCGAATCAGAATCATCGTACAACTGGTAGTCATTGCGTCACTGGTAATCCTTGTAGATCAGATACTTAAAGCCTATATGTATGATGTCAGTAAAAAACTTTCCGTTTTTGTCGGACTAATCATCACCAACTGTATCCTGATGGGTCGCCTTGAGGCTTTTGCAATGGCCAATAAACCTTTTCCTTCCCTGATTGACGGACTTGGCAATGGTTTGGGCTATGGTATGATTCTGATTATCGTGTCATTTATCAGGGAACTTTTCGGATTTGGGAAAATACTCGGCTACCCGGTATTTGAAAAGCTTGGCATTTATTCTATCGGTTATGAAAACAATGGTTTGATCATAGCACCACCAATGGCTCTAATCATTGTCGGAACTATTATCTGGATACAAAGAACCAAAAACCGTGATTTGATTGAAACAAAATAAAAAATAATAAAACATGCAGGAATTATTTAACATATTCGTCAGGTCTGTCTTTATCGACAACATGGTCTTTGCCTATTTTCTGGGCATGTGTTCTTTCCTGGCAGTATCAAAAAATGTCAAAACAGCTATCGGTCTCGGGACCGCAGTAGTTTTTGTACAAATTATAACTGTTCCGGTCAATTATCTTATTGAAAGGTACGTATTGAAAGAAGGAGCATTGGCCTGGTTAGGAAGCGGTTTCGCTGAACTCGACCTGAGTTTTCTTACCTTCATCATATTTATTGCTACCATAGCCTCAATGGTTCAGCTGGTCGAAATGGTGGTCGAAAAATTTTCTCCTTCTCTCTACAATTCATTGGGTATTTTTCTGCCACTTATTGCGGTCAACTGTGCAATACTTGGCGGCTCTCTCTTTATGTCAGAACGTGAATACCAGTCATTTGGCGAGGCATTTTCTTTCGGACTCGGTTCTGGTGTAGGTTGGGCTATTGCCATCATCTCCATTGCTGCCATCAGGGAAAAAATTCAGTATTCACATATCCCTGCCCCCCTGCGTGGGCTTGGTATTTCATTTATTCTAACCGGATTGATGGCCATTGCTTTTATGAGTTTCATGGGAATTAAAATTTAATCATCGAATAATTTTAAAAAAATGATACTACTTACCGTAAGTTTGTTCAAAATCTTCATTATCAGCTCAATAGCTTTTTTATTGATTATTTTGTTGCTTGTGGCAATATTACTGTACGCAAGGTCGAAACTCACCTCCGAAGGAGAAGTCAATATAAGGATTAATGGAGAACACGACCTGAAAGTCAATGCCGGCACTTCCCTGCTTTCGGCACTTTCGGCTCAGAAACTTTTCCTGCCCTCAGCATGCGGAGGCGGAGGTACCTGTGGCATGTGTAAATGCCGTGTCATTTCAGGTGGAGGAAGTATTTTACCAACAGAAACCAGCTTTTTTACCCGTAAAGAACAATTGAACAACTGGAGATTAGGTTGCCAGGTAAAAGTCAGGGGTGACATGGAAATCATTATCCCCAAAGAAGTCTTTGGAATTAAAAAACTGGAATGTGAAGTAATCTCCAACAGAAATGTAGCTACCTTTATCAAAGAATTTGTCGTTCGTTTACCCGAAGGAGAATCACTTGATTTTCAGCCAGGTGGATATATTCAGATTGATGTGCCGCCCATTGAGGTTGATTATAAAACCATTGAGGTAGATGAAAGATTCAAAAGCGATTGGGATAAGTACAAGATGTGGGATTTAAAAATGAAGAATACAGAGCCAATTTTCAGGGCATACTCTATGGCCAATCACCCCGCTGAAGGAAATATCATCAAGCTTAATATCAGAATAGCCACACCTCCATGGGATCCGAAGAAAGGAGGCTTCATGAATGTAAATCCCGGGATTTGCTCATCCTATATTTTCTCCCGTAAGCCAGGCGATAAAGTAGTTATTTCAGGACCTTACGGAGAATTCCATATCAAGCATACCAAACGTGAAATG
The genomic region above belongs to Sphingobacteriales bacterium and contains:
- a CDS encoding DUF5103 domain-containing protein, coding for MNIFLKKTSTFLFFLLLMLCHRTGYSFPDVISDTILDNQLQTILFYQSGKINSYPFIDINKPDMSLTLAFDDMSGGYKSFEYQIVYCNFDWTVSELFPDQYLTGPDYGYIENYNFSINTYIRYTNYYVSFPSRGTWFKLTGNYALMVYPAGKKDQPVIIRRFYVVSSSAKVTAEVLRASQARFKAGKQEIDFEVDYQGLDVANPLLDFKVSITQNKRQDNVITHLQPMFVRNNVLIYDYDEENLFDGLSEWRFIDLRPQKFPGQGVHKIVLDSFFRYYLLTDEDRSYLDYAEWSDINGERIIAGETRTLRMNEIDYVKVFFRLSTPYPKDEEIYLFGALSDWKIDPRFKLHYVPEKQLYMTDIFLKQGYYNYYYVIKDPASGKADCFRFQGSHYETENDYLILVYMRSRFYNNWEIVGYSVVNSRIF
- a CDS encoding NADH:ubiquinone reductase (Na(+)-transporting) subunit D, with the protein product MTQKQSLFSAKEKKLLLNPLNKENPITVQVLGICSALAVTVQMKPAIVMALSVTIVTAFSNLIISLLRNTIPPRIRIIVQLVVIASLVILVDQILKAYMYDVSKKLSVFVGLIITNCILMGRLEAFAMANKPFPSLIDGLGNGLGYGMILIIVSFIRELFGFGKILGYPVFEKLGIYSIGYENNGLIIAPPMALIIVGTIIWIQRTKNRDLIETK
- a CDS encoding NADH:ubiquinone reductase (Na(+)-transporting) subunit F, whose translation is MILLTVSLFKIFIISSIAFLLIILLLVAILLYARSKLTSEGEVNIRINGEHDLKVNAGTSLLSALSAQKLFLPSACGGGGTCGMCKCRVISGGGSILPTETSFFTRKEQLNNWRLGCQVKVRGDMEIIIPKEVFGIKKLECEVISNRNVATFIKEFVVRLPEGESLDFQPGGYIQIDVPPIEVDYKTIEVDERFKSDWDKYKMWDLKMKNTEPIFRAYSMANHPAEGNIIKLNIRIATPPWDPKKGGFMNVNPGICSSYIFSRKPGDKVVISGPYGEFHIKHTKREMMYIGGGAGMAPLRSHIFHLFHTLKTTDRKVTYWYGGRSLRELFYVDEFRAIEKEFPNFTFNIALSEPLPEDNWTGYTGFIHQVIIDNYLKLHPEPEEIEYYFCGPPMMNAAVLKMLDDFGVPQENIAFDDFGG
- a CDS encoding Na(+)-translocating NADH-quinone reductase subunit A — protein: MSSDIIKIKRGLDIKLAGQAEKKIHEALSIEEYALKPTDFRGVRPRLLVKEGDSVKAGTPLFYSKDNEQIMFSSPVSGTVIEVLRGEKRVLLEIKIKKDETQEYIDFGSADPKNLSREEVLEKMLKSGVWPLIRQRPYAIMANPIDQPKAIFISAFDSAPLAPDKNFIVQGYKEDFQAGIHALSKLTNGKIHLNIREGEAVSDVFTGATGVQINRFKGPHPAGNVGVQIHHIDPINKGEKVWYCYPEDVIIIGRLFLKGIYQPEKIIALTGSEIKEPAYYRIISGAKVESLLKNNLLSDQVRVISGNILTGTKIYPKGFIGFYDSQITVIPEGNYYEMFGWLSPGFKKFSFSRTFLNFFNRKNLKLDTNLHGGERPFIVTGQYEKVFPFDIYPVYLLKACLTENIDKMEQLGIYEVAPEDFALCEVVCTSKINSQDIIQKGIDLMIKEMS
- the nqrE gene encoding NADH:ubiquinone reductase (Na(+)-transporting) subunit E, encoding MQELFNIFVRSVFIDNMVFAYFLGMCSFLAVSKNVKTAIGLGTAVVFVQIITVPVNYLIERYVLKEGALAWLGSGFAELDLSFLTFIIFIATIASMVQLVEMVVEKFSPSLYNSLGIFLPLIAVNCAILGGSLFMSEREYQSFGEAFSFGLGSGVGWAIAIISIAAIREKIQYSHIPAPLRGLGISFILTGLMAIAFMSFMGIKI
- the nqrC gene encoding NADH:ubiquinone reductase (Na(+)-transporting) subunit C codes for the protein MFSNRYIFIYSSILTILVATVLAAAANLLKPRQQQNIEIEKIQNILSPAGIESTYSTAKELFAKYVTKQIVVNSNGEEIQGVRAFDVDLYIENKKPLEKRNLSIFVITHDDGEINYVVPVRGKGLWGPIWGYIAFKDDLNTIKGVRFDHKGETPGLGAEINTEHFQSQFPGEQILDATGKFISITVYKGKTQPEDKHAVDGISGGTITSKGLEAMLRDGLSGYENYFKKLRNSQNQ
- a CDS encoding NADH:ubiquinone reductase (Na(+)-transporting) subunit B; translation: MKALRNQIDKIKPHFEKGGKFYFLHSTFDAFETFLFVPNHTTKSGAHIRDAIDSKRTMIIVVLALLPAMFFGCWNVGYQHDLALGLDGSVFSRFWLGFGKFFPILVVSYVVALGIEFAFAQIKGHEVNEGVLVTGFLIPLIMPPTIPLWMVAVSTAFAIIFGKEVFGGTGMNVFNPALVARAFLFFSYPSKISGVEPWVYTGGQPVVDGFSAATPLGNAGTGEFDKLASTWDAFVGTIPGSIGETSFIAIMIGALILLLTGIGSWRIMLSVFAGGALMAWIFNLIGANEYMQTVDPVMHLVYGGFAFGAVFMATDPVSAAQTNTGKYIYGFLIGIFTILIRVINPAYPEGMMLSILLMNTFAPLIDYYVVEANIRKRTKRVKLVNK